The proteins below come from a single Malus sylvestris chromosome 3, drMalSylv7.2, whole genome shotgun sequence genomic window:
- the LOC126617098 gene encoding exopolygalacturonase-like: MGSSLVVLFVCLVFLLVSLPRVLAQQTFFDVTKYGGVGDGITDNVKAFTDAWTVACQNNGGGVVLFPPGVYLLSPLVLNGKCKGPIGVQIEGTLLARVEKEYSVDIDHWITFKYVDNFVINGGGSLNGQGPSAWPYNDCKKNPHCKRLPGSLRLDYVTNARINHITSINSKNFHIGLFASHDITISSINISAPANSPNTDGIHLGLSQNIQILDAAIATGDDCISFSTGTNNVNISGVQCGPGHGISIGSLGKIVGDNVSFVDIRNCTFLGTQNGVRIKTWAPSEPGIVSHITFEQIQVDQVENPVIIDQQYCPSRICDPEVYSRVQIEEVQFSNIWGTSITQNVVNLKCSKTTPCQKIGLDDINLTYSGREGPAQSTCSNADVRISGRQNPPACTGKDKALG, encoded by the exons ATGGGCTCCAGCTTGGTTGTTCTATTTGTTTGCTTAGTGTTTTTGCTAGTGTCACTTCCCAGAGTTCTAGCTCAGCAAACATTTTTCGATGTGACTAAATACGGTGGCGTTGGTGATGGAATAACTGATAATGTCAAG GCTTTCACCGATGCATGGACTGTAGCTTGCCAAAATAATGGGGGTGGTGTGGTCTTATTCCCACCCGGAGTATACTTGCTGAGCCCGTTGGTTTTGAACGGTAAATGCAAAGGACCAATCGGAGTTCAGATAGAGGGGACTCTACTGGCGCGGGTGGAGAAGGAATATTCGGTTGATATTGACCATTGGATCACCTTCAAATATGTTGACAACTTCGTAATCAACGGTGGTGGTTCGTTGAATGGGCAAGGACCTTCTGCTTGGCCCTATAACGACTGCAAGAAAAATCCACATTGCAAACGACTTCCTGGT AGTTTGAGATTGGATTACGTCACAAATGCAAGGATAAATCACATAACATCGATCAACAGCAAGAACTTCCACATCGGCCTTTTCGCAAGCCACGACATAACAATTAGCAGCATCAACATATCAGCCCCCGCTAACAGCCCCAACACCGACGGAATCCACCTCGGTTTGTCACAAAACATCCAAATCTTGGACGCAGCGATCGCCACCGGCGATGACTGTATAAGCTTCAGCACTGGAACAAACAACGTCAACATCAGCGGCGTTCAATGTGGTCCGGGCCACGGAATAAGCATCGGAAGCCTTGGCAAGATAGTTGGTGACAATGTTTCTTTTGTGGACATAAGAAACTGCACCTTCTTGGGTACTCAAAATGGAGTGAGGATCAAAACATGGGCTCCCTCTGAACCAGGCATTGTGTCACATATTACATTCGAGCAAATTCAAGTCGATCAGGTCGAAAACCCCGTTATCATTGATCAACAATATTGCCCTTCTCGTATTTGCGATCCAGAG GTCTACTCCCGAGTTCAAATCGAAGAAGTTCAGTTCAGTAACATTTGGGGGACTTCAATCACACAAAATGTAGTTAATCTTAAATGTAGCAAAACTACACCCTGTCAGAAGATTGGGTTGGATGACATCAACCTAACTTACAGCGGTCGTGAGGGACCGGctcaatcaacatgttcaaACGCAGATGTCAGAATTTCTGGCCGGCAAAATCCCCCCGCTTGCACAGGCAAAGATAAAGCTTTAGGATGA